The Esox lucius isolate fEsoLuc1 chromosome 5, fEsoLuc1.pri, whole genome shotgun sequence genome includes a region encoding these proteins:
- the LOC105027639 gene encoding E3 ubiquitin/ISG15 ligase TRIM25-like isoform X2, which produces MANPLNSLSCSVCLDLLKDPVTIPCGHSYCMGCIKACLDQEDDKGIYSCPQCRQTFIPRPVLNRNTILAELVENLKKTKLQAAPPDHYYAGPGDVECDSCTGRKLKAVKSCLVCLASYCETHLQPHYEVVPLKNHKLVQASTKLQEKICSHHDKLLELYCRTDQQCICYLCMLDEHKGHDTVSAASEWTEKQKLLGDKHQKSEKRIQEREEEIKELRQTVDSLKRSAQAALKHSEMIFTQLIHSIEGRHSELKEMIRTQEKAQVSRAEGLLEQLEQEVSELRRRDVELKQLSHTEDHIHFLQ; this is translated from the exons ATGGCAAACCCCTTGAACTCGCTCAGTTGTTCGGTCTGTTTAGACCTCCTAAAGGATCCAGTAACTATTCCCTGTGGACACAGCTACTGTATGGGTTGCATTAAAGCCTGCTTGGATCAGGAAGATGACAAGGGTATCTACAGCTGCCCCCAGTGCAGACAGACCTTCATACCAAGACCTGTTCTAAACAGGAACACCATCCTGGCTGAATTGGTGGAGAATCTGAAGAAGACAAAACTCCAAGCTGCTCCTCCTGATCATTATTATGCTGGACCTGGAGATGTGGAGTGTGATTCCTGCACTGGAAGAAAACTCAAAGCCGTCAAgtcctgtctggtgtgtctggcCTCTTACTGTGAGACTCACCTCCAGCCTCACTATGAAGTAGTTCCATTAAAGAATCACAAGTTGGTCCAAGCCTCCACAAAACTACAGGAGAAGATTTGTTCTCATCATGACAAATTACTGGAGCTTTACTGTCGTACTGATCAGCAGTGTATCTGTTATCTTTGTATGTTGGATGAACATAAAGGCCATGATACAGTCTCAGCTGCATCAGAATGGACTGAAAAACAG AAACTATTGGGAGATAAACATCAAAAATCAGAGAAGAGAAtacaagagagagaggaggagattaAGGAGCTTAGACAGACTGTGGATTCTCTAAAG CGCTCTGCACAGGCAGCATTGAAGCACAGTGAGATGATCTTTACGCAGCTGATCCATTCTATTGAGGGAAGGCACTCTGAGTTGAAGGAGATGATCAGAACTCAGGAAAAGGCACAAGTGAGTCGAGCTGAAGGACTCTTGGAGCAACTGGAGCAGGAGGTCTCTGAGCTCAGAAGGAGAGACGTTGAGCTGAAgcagctctcacacacagaggatcacaTCCATTTCCTCCAG TGA
- the LOC105027639 gene encoding E3 ubiquitin/ISG15 ligase TRIM25-like isoform X1 gives MANPLNSLSCSVCLDLLKDPVTIPCGHSYCMGCIKACLDQEDDKGIYSCPQCRQTFIPRPVLNRNTILAELVENLKKTKLQAAPPDHYYAGPGDVECDSCTGRKLKAVKSCLVCLASYCETHLQPHYEVVPLKNHKLVQASTKLQEKICSHHDKLLELYCRTDQQCICYLCMLDEHKGHDTVSAASEWTEKQKLLGDKHQKSEKRIQEREEEIKELRQTVDSLKRSAQAALKHSEMIFTQLIHSIEGRHSELKEMIRTQEKAQVSRAEGLLEQLEQEVSELRRRDVELKQLSHTEDHIHFLQSFQSLCVSPGSEALPSINFNPLVSFEQVKKSVSELKDQLQGVCEREMDKISGKVTTVQIGPPADPKTREDFLTYSCQLTLDPNTANQFLCLSEGNRKVTRSNKVQSYPDHPDRFTSHNQVLCREGLSGVCYWEVEWSGDWVCVAVSYKETSRKGNGSECVFGRNDQSWVLFCSKPRCGFIHNNTSTVIPVPCSSRVGVYLDHRAGTLSFYSVFDTMTLLHRVQTTFTQPLYPGFWVYNGTVKILTPIQ, from the exons ATGGCAAACCCCTTGAACTCGCTCAGTTGTTCGGTCTGTTTAGACCTCCTAAAGGATCCAGTAACTATTCCCTGTGGACACAGCTACTGTATGGGTTGCATTAAAGCCTGCTTGGATCAGGAAGATGACAAGGGTATCTACAGCTGCCCCCAGTGCAGACAGACCTTCATACCAAGACCTGTTCTAAACAGGAACACCATCCTGGCTGAATTGGTGGAGAATCTGAAGAAGACAAAACTCCAAGCTGCTCCTCCTGATCATTATTATGCTGGACCTGGAGATGTGGAGTGTGATTCCTGCACTGGAAGAAAACTCAAAGCCGTCAAgtcctgtctggtgtgtctggcCTCTTACTGTGAGACTCACCTCCAGCCTCACTATGAAGTAGTTCCATTAAAGAATCACAAGTTGGTCCAAGCCTCCACAAAACTACAGGAGAAGATTTGTTCTCATCATGACAAATTACTGGAGCTTTACTGTCGTACTGATCAGCAGTGTATCTGTTATCTTTGTATGTTGGATGAACATAAAGGCCATGATACAGTCTCAGCTGCATCAGAATGGACTGAAAAACAG AAACTATTGGGAGATAAACATCAAAAATCAGAGAAGAGAAtacaagagagagaggaggagattaAGGAGCTTAGACAGACTGTGGATTCTCTAAAG CGCTCTGCACAGGCAGCATTGAAGCACAGTGAGATGATCTTTACGCAGCTGATCCATTCTATTGAGGGAAGGCACTCTGAGTTGAAGGAGATGATCAGAACTCAGGAAAAGGCACAAGTGAGTCGAGCTGAAGGACTCTTGGAGCAACTGGAGCAGGAGGTCTCTGAGCTCAGAAGGAGAGACGTTGAGCTGAAgcagctctcacacacagaggatcacaTCCATTTCCTCCAG agtttccagtctctctgtgtctctcctggaTCTGAGGCTTTACCCAGCATCAATTTCAATCCACTGGTCTCGTTCGAACAAGTGAAGAAATCTGTCTCCGAACTGAAAGATCAACTACAGGGTGTATGCGAGAGGGAAATGGACAAGATATCTGGGAAAG TGACTACAGTTCAGATTGGACCACCTGCTGATcccaagaccagagaggatTTCTTAACAT ATTCCTGCCAGCTGACATTGGATCCCAATACAGCAAATCagttcctgtgtctgtctgaggggaacagaaaggtgacacgGAGTAATAAGGTCCAGTCCTATCCTGACCATCCTGACAGATTTACCTCCCATaaccaggtgttgtgtagagagggtctgtctggagtctgttactgggaggtagagtggagtggggacTGGGTTTGTGTAGCCGTCTCATATAAAGAGACCAGCAGGAAAGGAAATGGttctgagtgtgtgttcggACGTAATGATCAGTCCTGGGTGTTATTCTGCTCTAAACCCAGATGCGGTTTCATCCACAATAATACCAGTACTGTTATCCCtgtcccctgctcctccagagtaggagtgtatctggaccacagggcaggaactctgtccttctacagtgtctttgacacaatgaccctcctccacagagtccaGACCACATTCACTCAGCCACTCTATCCTGGGTTCTGGGTTTATAATGGAACAGTAAAGATACTGACACCTATTCAGTGA